The nucleotide window AGTACACGACTATGGATTATGGCGCAATGAGTGATTCGCTAGTAAAAAATGCAAAAAATATAGGCGGAGATGGTTATGACGTGTTTTTAAACACGCGCATAGATGAGATTAAAAAAGTGGGCGATACGTTTTACCTAAAGGCAGCCGACGGACAGGCGTTTAGCGCTAGTTATGTGGTTGTTGATGCTGGGGCTCACTCTCTGTTTTTAGCGCATAAAATGGGCTACGGCGAGCATTTGGGTGCGCTTCCTATTGCGGGTAGCTTTTATTTTACAAAAAAGCAGCTATTACGAGGCAAGGTGTATATGGTGCAAAATGACAAGTTGCCTTTTGCTGCGCTTCATGGCGACCCAGACATACTAGCTGATGGCAACACTCGCTTTGGGCCAACTGCACTAGCGCTTCCAAAGCTTGAGCGATATAGGGGGCTAGGCAGCTGTGTTGATTTTTTAAAATCTTTAAATTTTGATGGCAAAATCGCGAGTATTCTTGCTGGGCTTTTAAAAGACAGCGACATTAGAAACTATGTCGGTAGGAATTTTGTTTTTGAGATTCCTTATATCAACAAGCGCGAATTTGCTAAAGATGTGCAAAAGATAGTTCCAACTATCACAGCTGCTGATATAACCTATGCTAGCGGCTTTGGCGGAGTGCGTCCGCAGGTGCTAAATAAGCAAACTGGTAGACTTGAGCTAGGTGAGGGCAGGATAGCGACAAATGATGGTATAGCCTTTAACATGACGCCAAGCCCTGGGGCTACGAGCTGTTTTGAGACTGCTCGCATAGATATGGTTGCGCTTTGTGAGTATTTGGGCAAGAAATTTGATGAGGATAAATTTAAAAGCGAGTTAGCTTAAATGTAGGGCTTTTTAATATGTATATAGGCTTTGTGTGTTTGGCTTTATTTACGAAGGTTTGCTGAAGCTAGCTTTTTAAGCGTCCTTAAAAATTTTTTGCTTATAATGCTAAATTAAATAAATTTAAGCAACATAGGAGTTTTATTATGGAATTATCACAAAAAATGGAACTTATAGCAGAGCTTTTAGAGCTTGAGACTAGCGATTTTACTCCGCAAACTTCACTTGATGATTTGGAGGAATGGGATTCTTTGGCGGCTATTTCTTATGTTGTTATAATGGATGAGAAATTTGGTATTGCGGCAAAGCCTGAGGAGATTCAAAACTTTAAAACCATTCAAGATATACTAGATAGTATGAAATAAATGGCAAAAGCTCACATTAAAAATGTAAAAATCTCAGCAGTATGTTGTGCTGTACCAAAAGATAGGCTTAGCTACGAGGATTTTTACGCAAAAATAGACAAAGATACGGTGGATAGATTTGTCAAAGAAGCCGGCGTAAAGCAGAAGTTTTATAGCAAAGATAAAACCACCATAGCCTCTGATTTATGCTGTGCGGCTGCGGAGGAGATATTTAGCAAAAAGGGCATTGATAAATCTAGTATTGATGCGCTTGTTTTGGTTACTCAATCGCCTGAT belongs to Campylobacter sp. 19-13652 and includes:
- a CDS encoding FAD-dependent oxidoreductase, which produces MKQNNYDVVIVGGGISGAALFYELASFSDIKRVALVEKYECIAPLNTCGRSNSQTIHCGDIETNYTFEKAAKVRDVAKMVVNYALKYGYENKFMFAHQKMALGVGDAEVEKITARYEKFRELYPYLELFDKDTLRQIEPKIVEGKDGKDRPENIVAMGVRDGQYTTMDYGAMSDSLVKNAKNIGGDGYDVFLNTRIDEIKKVGDTFYLKAADGQAFSASYVVVDAGAHSLFLAHKMGYGEHLGALPIAGSFYFTKKQLLRGKVYMVQNDKLPFAALHGDPDILADGNTRFGPTALALPKLERYRGLGSCVDFLKSLNFDGKIASILAGLLKDSDIRNYVGRNFVFEIPYINKREFAKDVQKIVPTITAADITYASGFGGVRPQVLNKQTGRLELGEGRIATNDGIAFNMTPSPGATSCFETARIDMVALCEYLGKKFDEDKFKSELA
- a CDS encoding acyl carrier protein — encoded protein: MELSQKMELIAELLELETSDFTPQTSLDDLEEWDSLAAISYVVIMDEKFGIAAKPEEIQNFKTIQDILDSMK